A single genomic interval of Tenuifilum sp. 4138str harbors:
- a CDS encoding OmpA family protein yields MKLKVVSKILIALSIISFGSKIFAQTGFTPQKLSGEINSGYAEINPILSPDGKTLYFTRVNHPENRFGETDSQDIWCTTLNPDGTWSEAKRLPNSINIGRYNAIFGILDDGKTFIINGHYSENGKYWTERGLSVIERIDENTWGKPRQLNVKGFTRMNKGLTTTAYLTPDGKYLLTSFSKRAGGKNHSIYLSVKEGDGYSKPKKVKIGDGALGDSYEAPFLSKDGNALFFSCKVDGNNNIYMANRTDDTYLNWSSPTALNDTINTPGWENYYRLNAKESWAYYCSSNSKKEHSEIIRVKIYEEFPYVKLTGLVMNKAEESLMLADTGYNILVNGKKSDSLKIDRASASYELLLPFGKKHSLIPELANWVGIPDTLDLTAVKEYSEMSKNLYLQPIPLVRIYGKVINTRTGLPINPEMKYQILVNGAASDSVKYETEIAKYSMTLPLGNRYILSLNLPNFTSKTDTIDVTNAKYYTEKQVDFYATTVPWVEVNGVALDNSTFTPIIGASAPKLKINGSTADSVSIDPVTGEFKVRLPFGKKYVTAIESKDYKSLENQLDLTGYVEFTQVKHEVFAERKDANMAILSGKVINLKTGQPLEKEVPVKLKVNGTETRGFIYDSTSASYTLKLPVGVSYDVLPSVKNFYNKYEQIDLTKVKKGTKIAKNFYVTPIEVGQSVNIDFIYFDIGKANLKPQSFRSLNALVEFLNEYPNVIVEIGGHTDNTGSAAVNQRLSDARAKSVADYIIKMGIPKDRITSKGYGPSKPKASNATAKGRAENRRVEFTIVGI; encoded by the coding sequence ATGAAACTAAAAGTTGTAAGCAAAATCCTCATAGCACTCAGCATAATTAGTTTTGGTTCCAAGATATTTGCACAAACCGGTTTTACCCCTCAAAAGCTGAGTGGTGAGATTAACTCAGGGTATGCTGAAATCAATCCAATACTAAGCCCCGACGGGAAAACCCTGTATTTCACACGGGTTAATCACCCTGAGAATAGGTTTGGCGAGACCGATAGTCAAGATATATGGTGCACAACATTGAACCCCGATGGCACCTGGAGCGAAGCTAAGCGCTTACCCAATTCCATTAACATTGGTCGCTACAATGCAATTTTTGGCATACTCGATGATGGTAAAACGTTTATAATTAATGGCCATTACTCTGAGAATGGAAAGTACTGGACTGAAAGAGGCTTATCGGTTATTGAGAGGATTGATGAAAACACATGGGGTAAGCCCAGGCAGTTGAACGTGAAGGGGTTTACCAGGATGAACAAAGGTTTAACAACAACTGCATACCTCACCCCCGATGGGAAATATTTACTTACATCGTTCAGTAAGCGTGCGGGTGGGAAAAATCATTCAATTTACCTTTCGGTAAAAGAGGGCGATGGTTACTCAAAACCCAAAAAGGTAAAGATTGGCGATGGTGCCCTTGGCGATAGCTACGAGGCGCCATTCCTAAGCAAGGATGGCAATGCCCTTTTCTTCAGCTGCAAGGTTGATGGGAACAACAATATATACATGGCTAACCGCACCGACGATACTTACCTAAACTGGTCGTCGCCCACTGCCCTGAACGATACCATTAATACACCGGGTTGGGAAAACTACTACCGTTTAAACGCTAAGGAAAGTTGGGCCTACTACTGCTCATCAAACTCAAAGAAGGAGCATTCAGAAATCATCCGGGTAAAGATTTACGAAGAGTTCCCCTACGTAAAGTTAACCGGGCTTGTAATGAACAAGGCCGAGGAGAGTCTTATGCTTGCCGATACCGGATACAACATTCTTGTTAATGGGAAAAAGTCGGATAGCTTAAAAATTGATAGGGCCTCAGCTTCGTATGAGCTACTTCTTCCCTTTGGAAAAAAACATTCCTTAATTCCTGAGTTGGCCAACTGGGTGGGCATCCCCGATACATTGGATTTAACTGCCGTTAAGGAATACTCTGAAATGTCTAAGAATTTATACCTGCAGCCCATCCCTTTAGTAAGGATTTACGGTAAGGTTATAAATACTCGAACTGGACTCCCTATTAACCCTGAAATGAAATACCAGATATTGGTAAATGGGGCCGCAAGCGATTCGGTAAAGTATGAAACTGAAATAGCAAAGTACAGTATGACCCTACCATTAGGGAACAGATACATACTTTCCCTTAACTTGCCCAACTTTACAAGTAAAACCGATACTATTGATGTAACCAATGCAAAGTACTATACGGAGAAACAGGTTGATTTTTATGCTACAACAGTACCCTGGGTTGAGGTGAATGGGGTTGCGCTCGATAATTCAACCTTTACGCCAATAATTGGGGCTTCAGCACCAAAACTTAAGATTAATGGTTCAACCGCCGATAGCGTTAGCATCGACCCAGTAACTGGTGAGTTTAAGGTACGATTACCTTTTGGAAAGAAGTACGTTACTGCAATTGAATCAAAGGATTACAAGTCATTGGAGAATCAACTCGATTTAACCGGTTATGTTGAGTTTACCCAGGTTAAGCATGAGGTTTTCGCTGAGCGTAAAGATGCTAACATGGCAATACTAAGCGGTAAGGTTATTAACTTGAAGACAGGACAACCCCTTGAAAAAGAGGTGCCCGTGAAGTTGAAGGTAAACGGAACTGAAACCAGAGGGTTTATTTACGACTCCACATCGGCAAGTTATACCTTGAAGTTGCCCGTTGGAGTGTCATACGACGTTCTGCCCTCTGTCAAGAACTTTTACAATAAGTACGAGCAGATTGACCTAACCAAAGTGAAAAAGGGAACTAAAATTGCCAAGAACTTTTACGTAACTCCAATTGAGGTTGGTCAATCAGTTAATATTGACTTTATCTACTTTGACATTGGTAAAGCAAACCTGAAACCACAATCGTTCCGCTCACTTAACGCCCTGGTTGAGTTCCTAAATGAATACCCCAATGTAATAGTAGAAATTGGCGGACATACCGATAATACAGGGTCGGCAGCTGTTAACCAGCGGCTGTCCGATGCCAGGGCAAAATCAGTTGCCGATTATATCATAAAAATGGGTATTCCTAAGGATAGAATTACATCCAAGGGATACGGTCCAAGCAAACCCAAGGCAAGCAATGCCACAGCCAAAGGACGTGCTGAAAACCGAAGGGTAGAGTTTACTATTGTAGGTATATAA
- a CDS encoding DUF5723 family protein: MKRYIFFTFILFTSLLAKAQPEVTLPYMRNVFQASFVNPTTMPEHTFSMGFSVFGQAISNGFQPKSFLNYRNDTMYVNLNSLLGDMNDKNLIYVGENVDIFHIRVKGKSSFTWFAMRQNATATLQYPRELFSLAIEGNKQFVGSTLDLSNLKTDISVYNEYTVGYLKDLPGWTFAGRISLLQGLANINFNPKSLKIDIDTAMYAHTAAADGQLRTSGIPKDAEGDISFDNVDGTWVTNKLSGFANKGFSINGGATYKYDEKMKLSFSFYDIGFIKWKNEVETYTLKGQTKFEGLDILGDFLRGNEVNVDSLLQKMEDDFTRDTIAVSYTTWLNPKFNFSATYDITRRTTLGLTFAAFYNKRLYPSITLGFSQGIGRFFQLVGTASIYQRSMPNLGVGLVIKPGPLQIFVVADNLYPAIDPLAFTNANVRVGINFVFGRVNPPQGLPYR, translated from the coding sequence ATGAAACGATATATTTTTTTCACATTCATTCTATTTACCTCACTGCTGGCAAAAGCCCAGCCCGAGGTAACGCTGCCATACATGCGTAATGTGTTTCAGGCATCTTTTGTAAATCCCACCACAATGCCTGAGCATACCTTTAGCATGGGATTTAGCGTGTTTGGTCAAGCCATAAGCAATGGTTTTCAGCCAAAGAGTTTCCTGAACTATCGGAACGATACGATGTACGTTAACCTTAATAGCCTATTGGGCGATATGAACGATAAGAATTTAATCTATGTTGGGGAAAACGTTGATATCTTTCATATACGTGTTAAAGGAAAATCGTCCTTTACCTGGTTTGCCATGCGCCAGAACGCAACTGCAACACTCCAGTACCCACGTGAACTTTTTAGCTTAGCCATTGAGGGGAATAAGCAGTTTGTTGGCTCAACCTTGGATTTATCGAACCTAAAAACTGACATATCGGTTTATAACGAGTACACAGTAGGGTACCTTAAGGACTTGCCTGGTTGGACTTTTGCCGGAAGGATTAGCTTGTTGCAGGGATTGGCAAACATCAACTTTAACCCTAAGAGTCTGAAAATTGATATTGATACTGCTATGTATGCCCACACGGCTGCAGCCGATGGCCAGTTGCGCACATCGGGAATTCCCAAAGATGCCGAAGGCGATATTAGTTTCGATAATGTTGATGGGACTTGGGTAACCAATAAACTCTCAGGCTTTGCAAACAAAGGGTTTTCCATTAACGGTGGGGCTACCTACAAATACGATGAAAAAATGAAACTCTCATTCTCGTTTTACGACATTGGTTTCATAAAGTGGAAGAACGAGGTGGAAACATACACCCTAAAGGGTCAAACAAAATTTGAGGGCTTAGATATACTAGGCGATTTCCTAAGAGGAAACGAGGTGAATGTTGACTCGCTGCTGCAAAAGATGGAAGATGATTTTACCCGCGATACCATTGCTGTTTCCTACACTACCTGGCTTAACCCTAAGTTCAACTTCTCAGCAACTTACGATATAACCCGAAGAACTACCCTTGGGCTTACATTTGCTGCCTTTTACAATAAAAGACTTTACCCTTCAATCACGCTAGGATTCTCACAGGGGATTGGACGGTTTTTCCAGCTAGTAGGTACAGCATCAATTTACCAAAGATCCATGCCCAATTTGGGTGTAGGTCTTGTAATAAAACCAGGGCCTTTGCAGATATTTGTTGTAGCCGATAATCTGTACCCGGCAATTGACCCGCTGGCATTCACCAACGCCAATGTTAGGGTTGGAATCAATTTTGTATTTGGCAGGGTTAACCCGCCTCAAGGGTTGCCTTACCGCTAA